The DNA sequence CTCAATGCCTGATGCTTTCTGCAAAACTTCCGTGTATCCGGTGTATTTGCCGTTTTCACTGCCCGCCTTTGGCGAGCCGTTGCCGCTCCCTCCGGTCGCTGCTTTCTTTCAGAAAGCCACTCTTCGAATCCAGCCTGTTCGCGCATGCACAGTAGTGGGGCAGACATTCTTGTCTGCCCTGCGCAGGCAGGAATGCCTGCGCCACATTTGCCGCTCCGTCGTGGACAGGCAAGCAACTGTGTTTTCGTAGCTATAATTTTTCTGAACACGCTCTAAAACCCCGTTTGGGAAACATAAAAATCCCACAGGCGGAACCCGCCGAGGATCCAGGAGAGTGCAGCGAGCGCGATGTACGGTCCGTAAGGAATCCGGCTTTGCAGCTCTTTTTTTCCGCCGGCAATTAAAATCAACCCGATGACAGATCCGGTGAGCGCCGAAAAAAATGTGATATAAAGCACCGCCTGCCAGCCGAGCAGTGCACCCAGTGCACCCATCAGCTTTACATCGCCGAATCCCAGCGCTTCGCGCCGCGCGACGGCACCGCCGATGATTCGCACGGCAAAAAAAAGTCCGAAGCCGGCGGTTAACCCAAGCAGAGAAATTGTTAATCCGGCGAGCCGGGTTGCGGCGCCGTGCAGTGCCGGAAACATTGTGCTGATCATTGGAAACAGGATCATTCCGCCAATCGTTACGCGGTCGGGCAGAATCAGGCAGTTGATATCGATGA is a window from the Kiritimatiellales bacterium genome containing:
- a CDS encoding prepilin peptidase, yielding MNSVFQLLGADAFFWCAAVLVFGLCIGSFLNVCISRIPHSKSIILPASACPACGVRIRWFDNIPLLSWLLLRAKCRDCKQKIPVTYPAIELLTGILFLAVFYLYGFSWFTPTYWLAVFGLLLGTFIDINCLILPDRVTIGGMILFPMISTMFPALHGAATRLAGLTISLLGLTAGFGLFFAVRIIGGAVARREALGFGDVKLMGALGALLGWQAVLYITFFSALTGSVIGLILIAGGKKELQSRIPYGPYIALAALSWILGGFRLWDFYVSQTGF